From Prevotella melaninogenica, the proteins below share one genomic window:
- a CDS encoding urocanate hydratase, which produces MTKEEFIKDIRTGIADTLPEPQAYDPSINHAPKRKDILTQEEKKLALRNALRYFPKKFHAALAPEFAEELRQYGRIYMYRFRPTYEMYARPIDEYPHNSKQAAAIMMMIQNNLDKAVAQHPHELITYGGNGAVFQNWAQYRLVMKYLSEMTDEQTLVMYSGHPLGLFPSHKNAPRVVVTNGMVIPNYSKPDDWERDNALGVSQYGQMTAGSYMYIGPQGIVHGTTITVLNAARKRLKAGETSIKGMLFVTSGLGGMSGAQPKAGNIAGVVSITAEINPLAAQKRYDQGWVDELHTSLDELIPAALKAVEEKRTVSMAYVGNVVDLWERLAAEDVHVDLGSDQTSLHNPWAGGYYPVGLSLDESKRMMAEEPQLFKEKVQESLRRQVAAINKLTAKGMYFFDYGNAFLLESSRAGADIMKADGKFRYPSYVQDIMGPMFFDYGFGPFRWVCSSGNPKDLETSDHIATEVLEEIRKTATPDIIGQLDDNIHWIKEAGKNHLVVGSQARILYADSEGRTKIALAFNEAIRRGEISRPIVLGRDHHDVSGTDSPFRETSNIYDGSQFCADMAVQNVIGDSFRGATWVSIHNGGGVGWGEVINGGFGMVIDGSEDSDRHIRQMLLWDVNNGIARRSWARNTGSIDAIRREMERTSGLCVTLPNFVDDDVINTAF; this is translated from the coding sequence ATGACAAAAGAAGAATTTATTAAAGACATTCGCACAGGTATAGCTGACACTTTACCTGAGCCACAAGCATACGACCCTTCTATCAATCACGCACCAAAGCGTAAGGACATTCTCACACAAGAAGAGAAGAAACTTGCACTACGCAATGCCCTGCGTTATTTTCCAAAGAAGTTTCATGCAGCATTAGCTCCAGAGTTTGCGGAGGAGTTACGCCAATATGGTCGTATCTATATGTACCGTTTTCGCCCTACATATGAGATGTATGCGCGTCCTATCGACGAATATCCTCATAACTCTAAACAAGCGGCAGCCATCATGATGATGATTCAGAACAACCTTGATAAGGCTGTTGCACAGCATCCTCATGAATTGATTACATACGGTGGTAATGGTGCCGTATTCCAGAATTGGGCACAATATCGATTGGTGATGAAGTATTTGAGCGAGATGACCGATGAACAAACATTGGTGATGTATTCTGGTCATCCGCTCGGACTCTTCCCTTCTCATAAGAATGCTCCTCGTGTAGTGGTAACAAATGGTATGGTAATACCAAACTATTCTAAGCCTGACGATTGGGAACGAGATAATGCCTTGGGCGTAAGTCAGTATGGACAGATGACCGCAGGTTCCTATATGTATATTGGTCCACAAGGTATTGTTCATGGCACAACCATTACTGTTCTAAATGCTGCACGTAAACGATTGAAGGCTGGAGAGACAAGTATCAAAGGTATGCTCTTCGTTACTTCTGGCTTAGGCGGTATGTCTGGTGCTCAACCTAAGGCTGGCAACATAGCTGGTGTAGTAAGTATTACAGCAGAAATCAACCCATTAGCAGCACAGAAACGTTATGACCAAGGTTGGGTTGACGAACTGCATACTTCACTCGATGAACTAATTCCTGCAGCATTGAAGGCTGTTGAAGAGAAACGAACTGTCTCTATGGCTTATGTTGGTAATGTTGTTGACCTTTGGGAACGCTTAGCAGCAGAAGATGTACACGTTGACTTAGGAAGTGATCAGACCTCCCTCCACAATCCATGGGCAGGTGGCTATTACCCTGTAGGACTTTCTTTGGACGAGTCTAAGCGTATGATGGCAGAGGAACCACAGCTCTTTAAAGAGAAAGTTCAGGAGTCTTTACGCCGTCAGGTGGCAGCTATTAACAAGCTGACAGCGAAAGGTATGTACTTCTTCGACTATGGAAATGCTTTCCTTTTAGAGTCAAGTCGTGCGGGAGCGGACATCATGAAGGCTGACGGTAAGTTCCGTTATCCTTCTTATGTACAAGATATTATGGGACCAATGTTCTTCGATTATGGCTTTGGACCATTCCGCTGGGTTTGTTCATCAGGTAATCCAAAGGACTTAGAAACATCCGATCACATTGCAACAGAGGTATTAGAGGAAATACGCAAGACTGCAACTCCAGATATTATCGGTCAACTTGACGATAATATTCATTGGATAAAAGAAGCAGGAAAGAACCATTTAGTTGTTGGTTCTCAGGCCCGTATCCTTTATGCTGACTCGGAAGGACGCACCAAGATTGCCTTGGCTTTCAATGAAGCAATACGTAGGGGAGAAATCTCTCGACCTATCGTTTTAGGACGTGATCACCATGATGTGTCGGGAACAGACTCTCCTTTCCGTGAGACATCTAATATATATGATGGCTCACAGTTCTGCGCTGACATGGCTGTACAGAATGTTATCGGCGACTCTTTCCGTGGTGCAACATGGGTATCTATCCACAATGGTGGCGGTGTTGGCTGGGGAGAAGTTATCAATGGTGGCTTCGGAATGGTGATTGATGGTAGTGAAGACTCTGACCGTCACATCCGTCAGATGCTCCTTTGGGATGTCAACAACGGTATTGCACGTCGTAGTTGGGCACGCAACACAGGTTCTATTGATGCCATTCGAAGAGAGATGGAACGTACCTCAGGACTCTGTGTTACTCTCCCTAACTTCGTTGATGATGATGTTATAAATACTGCTTTTTAA
- the ftcD gene encoding glutamate formimidoyltransferase, producing the protein MAREKQIIECVPNFSEGRNKDVIKQITDEVERVKGVKLLDVDPGEATNRTVVTFVGEPSVVVEAAFRCVKKAAQLIDMRQHHGAHPRMGATDVCPLIPVAGITLEECAALARKLAERIANELQVPCYCYEAAAKTPERKNLAICRKGEYEGLPQRMSEAAEAPDYGAREWDEQLARTGCTAVGARDFLIATNFNLNTTSTRRANAIAFDVREKGRPMREGGSPVGKPMKDEKGEIIMQPGTLKATKAIGWFIDEYGIAQVSMNITDINITPLHIAFDEVCRCAQNRGIRVTGTEIVGLIPKRTLLEAGTYFLKKQQRSTGIPEEDIIKIAIMSMGLDDLKPFNPREKVIEYLLEDADKTPKLIDLTVKEFANETSRESPAPGGGTISAYMGALGAALGTMVANLSSHKAGWDARWEEFSNWAEKGQAIQAELMILVDEDTEAFNRIMSAFGLPKGTDEEKAARSTAIQEATLFATEVPLHTMKASYKVFELCRAMAEEGNPNSVSDAGVGVLAARAAVLGAGLNVKINASGLKDKEKAEHLVAEANKLIAQANEAEAEIMKIVEAKL; encoded by the coding sequence ATGGCACGAGAAAAACAAATCATCGAGTGTGTCCCTAATTTTAGTGAAGGACGAAACAAAGATGTAATCAAACAGATTACTGATGAAGTGGAACGCGTTAAAGGCGTTAAATTACTGGATGTTGACCCCGGAGAAGCAACCAATCGTACGGTTGTAACCTTCGTTGGCGAACCATCAGTAGTTGTAGAGGCTGCTTTCCGTTGTGTTAAGAAGGCTGCGCAACTTATTGACATGCGACAGCATCATGGTGCTCACCCTCGTATGGGTGCAACAGATGTTTGTCCGCTTATCCCTGTTGCTGGTATCACCTTAGAGGAATGTGCAGCATTGGCACGTAAGTTGGCAGAGCGTATTGCTAATGAACTACAGGTTCCTTGCTACTGTTATGAAGCTGCAGCCAAGACTCCAGAACGTAAGAACTTAGCTATTTGCCGTAAGGGAGAGTATGAAGGACTTCCACAGCGTATGTCAGAAGCAGCAGAGGCACCTGATTATGGTGCACGTGAATGGGATGAGCAGTTAGCACGAACAGGCTGTACAGCAGTCGGTGCACGCGATTTCTTGATAGCAACAAACTTCAACCTCAACACAACCTCTACACGTCGTGCCAATGCAATAGCATTTGATGTAAGAGAAAAGGGGCGTCCAATGCGTGAAGGTGGTTCGCCTGTGGGTAAGCCAATGAAGGACGAAAAGGGCGAAATCATCATGCAACCCGGTACGTTGAAAGCTACAAAGGCTATTGGCTGGTTCATTGATGAATATGGAATAGCACAGGTGTCAATGAATATAACTGACATCAATATCACACCTCTCCACATTGCCTTTGATGAGGTTTGTCGCTGTGCACAGAACCGAGGAATACGCGTGACTGGAACTGAAATAGTAGGTCTTATTCCTAAACGAACACTCCTTGAAGCTGGAACTTATTTCCTAAAGAAGCAGCAACGTTCAACAGGTATTCCAGAAGAAGACATCATCAAGATTGCCATTATGTCAATGGGCTTAGACGATTTGAAACCTTTCAACCCACGTGAGAAAGTCATTGAATATCTGTTGGAAGATGCCGATAAGACTCCAAAACTCATTGACTTGACTGTCAAAGAGTTTGCCAATGAGACTTCACGTGAATCTCCAGCACCTGGAGGTGGTACTATCTCTGCTTATATGGGAGCTTTAGGTGCTGCTTTAGGTACAATGGTAGCCAACCTCTCCAGCCATAAAGCAGGTTGGGATGCACGCTGGGAAGAGTTCAGCAACTGGGCTGAGAAGGGACAAGCAATACAAGCTGAACTAATGATACTCGTTGATGAAGATACAGAAGCTTTCAACCGAATCATGTCTGCCTTTGGACTTCCTAAGGGTACCGATGAGGAAAAGGCTGCACGCTCTACAGCAATACAAGAAGCAACACTCTTCGCAACAGAAGTTCCTTTGCACACGATGAAGGCTTCATACAAGGTATTTGAACTTTGCCGTGCTATGGCAGAAGAAGGTAATCCTAACAGTGTTTCAGATGCTGGTGTTGGTGTATTGGCAGCTCGTGCTGCTGTACTCGGCGCAGGTCTGAATGTGAAGATTAATGCTTCTGGCTTGAAAGACAAAGAAAAAGCAGAACATTTAGTTGCCGAGGCAAACAAGTTGATTGCTCAAGCTAATGAAGCTGAGGCAGAGATAATGAAGATAGTTGAGGCTAAACTATAA
- a CDS encoding SDR family NAD(P)-dependent oxidoreductase has translation MAKVLVTGANKGIGYGICKFLGKSGWQVIVGARNSERAEEAMKSLKAEGVDVIGWQYVNLSDNASLEQTAKEVKEKYHDLELLVNNAGIPGDMEVASYESELKDVIDTVQVNYVGTFYLTKALTPLLSANKGRIVNITVPSEVSPYWHPMAYVASKAAQNAMTSIMAMEFEKNIIPVEIFNIHPGATTTDLNNHYTGPGSHSIDVVSEKIAEVINDGEKHQGEFVELYPIVDEGR, from the coding sequence ATGGCAAAAGTATTGGTAACAGGTGCTAACAAAGGCATTGGCTATGGTATCTGTAAGTTTTTAGGCAAGAGTGGCTGGCAGGTAATCGTTGGTGCGCGTAATAGTGAGCGTGCCGAGGAGGCGATGAAGTCATTGAAAGCTGAGGGAGTGGACGTGATTGGATGGCAATACGTCAATCTATCAGACAATGCTTCTTTGGAGCAAACAGCAAAAGAAGTAAAAGAGAAATATCATGACTTGGAACTATTGGTAAACAATGCTGGTATTCCTGGCGATATGGAAGTAGCAAGTTATGAGTCTGAGCTAAAGGATGTAATAGATACCGTACAAGTAAACTATGTCGGAACATTCTACTTGACAAAGGCACTTACCCCATTACTCTCTGCAAACAAAGGAAGAATTGTGAACATAACCGTACCATCTGAAGTAAGTCCTTACTGGCATCCTATGGCTTACGTAGCCAGCAAAGCAGCACAGAATGCAATGACCAGCATTATGGCTATGGAATTTGAGAAGAACATTATACCTGTTGAGATTTTCAATATTCACCCTGGTGCTACAACAACCGACTTAAATAATCATTATACAGGACCTGGTTCTCACTCGATAGATGTTGTTAGTGAGAAGATTGCAGAGGTTATTAATGATGGGGAAAAGCATCAAGGAGAGTTTGTTGAGCTATATCCTATCGTTGACGAAGGACGATAG
- a CDS encoding PCMD domain-containing protein: MKLFRPMVLAMMAGLLLSSCIKEEALNAEADITDVMVDGTTLVRKPVITNNEVLFYVNGWEDLTNLAPMFKLTEGAKIEPESGTKLNFTQPQSYTVTSQDGQWKKTYKVSFVSNDVATDYHFETLKVDSTSKYHTFVDKTDDGNLAEWGSGNSGVSFLMGDSKATEYPTSQAENGYVGKCLKLTTVSTGFLGAMFGAPIAAGNLFTGDFQIDMGNPAKSTHFGRPFYKMPKELIGYYKYKAGEKYQDKDKKDIKGRKDSLAIYAVLFETGDGVEYLDGTNSLTSDHIVLLAQLKNAKETDEWTRFSISFEPVAGRTVDSEKLKKGKYSLAIIMSSSKDGAFFNGAVGSTLYVDELKLYSE; this comes from the coding sequence ATGAAGTTATTTAGACCAATGGTGCTTGCTATGATGGCAGGACTTTTACTTTCTTCTTGTATTAAGGAAGAAGCATTAAATGCGGAAGCAGATATTACAGATGTTATGGTTGACGGTACAACACTGGTCCGTAAGCCTGTTATCACAAATAATGAAGTACTATTCTATGTCAATGGTTGGGAAGACTTAACTAACTTGGCTCCAATGTTTAAGCTCACTGAAGGTGCTAAGATTGAGCCTGAGAGTGGTACTAAGTTAAACTTTACACAGCCTCAGAGCTATACAGTGACCTCACAAGACGGTCAGTGGAAGAAGACTTATAAAGTGTCATTTGTAAGTAATGATGTTGCAACTGATTACCATTTTGAGACGCTTAAGGTTGATTCTACCAGTAAGTATCATACTTTCGTTGACAAGACGGATGATGGTAATCTTGCAGAGTGGGGCAGTGGTAACTCAGGTGTGTCATTCCTTATGGGTGATAGTAAGGCAACTGAATACCCAACAAGTCAAGCAGAAAATGGTTATGTGGGTAAGTGTCTGAAGCTGACAACTGTTAGTACGGGTTTCCTTGGTGCTATGTTCGGTGCCCCAATAGCAGCAGGTAATCTCTTTACAGGTGATTTCCAAATTGATATGGGTAACCCAGCAAAGTCAACTCACTTTGGTCGTCCATTCTACAAGATGCCTAAGGAGTTGATTGGCTACTATAAATATAAGGCTGGAGAGAAGTACCAAGATAAGGATAAGAAGGATATCAAAGGGCGTAAGGATAGTTTGGCAATTTACGCAGTACTCTTTGAAACAGGCGACGGAGTGGAGTATCTTGATGGTACCAATTCATTAACCAGTGACCATATTGTTCTCCTTGCACAGCTTAAGAATGCAAAGGAAACAGACGAATGGACACGTTTCTCTATCTCATTTGAGCCTGTAGCAGGTCGCACTGTAGACAGTGAGAAGTTGAAGAAGGGTAAGTATAGTCTTGCTATCATCATGTCTTCAAGTAAGGATGGTGCCTTCTTCAATGGCGCTGTTGGCAGTACGCTCTATGTGGATGAACTGAAGTTATACTCTGAGTAG
- a CDS encoding porin family protein: MRQHIIAVAIMAMSCATTAFAQTDRTSSLSSAEQNGWEYEVKAGVNIGGASPLPMPVEIREISSYSPKFNGTLEGTVTKWLGKEQKWGVSTGLKFEEKGMITGANVKNYSMEILNDGSRVAGYWTGYVKTNYNTTLFTIPVMANYRFNDRWKVRAGLYSSIKLDGQFTGNVSDGYLREGTPVGEKLTFADGNTASYDFSSNLRHFQWGGQLGATWRAFNHFTVNADLTWAFNNIFESDFKTISFGLYPIYLNLGFGYRF, encoded by the coding sequence ATGAGACAACATATTATTGCAGTTGCAATCATGGCAATGAGCTGCGCAACGACAGCCTTTGCACAAACAGACCGTACTTCTTCACTAAGCAGTGCAGAACAAAATGGCTGGGAATATGAGGTAAAAGCTGGCGTAAATATTGGTGGTGCTTCTCCGCTTCCTATGCCTGTAGAAATCAGAGAGATAAGTAGTTATAGTCCAAAGTTCAATGGAACGTTAGAGGGAACAGTCACTAAATGGCTCGGTAAGGAGCAGAAGTGGGGTGTTTCTACTGGTTTGAAGTTTGAAGAAAAGGGTATGATAACTGGTGCAAACGTGAAAAACTATAGCATGGAAATTCTCAATGATGGTAGTCGTGTGGCTGGTTACTGGACGGGTTATGTAAAGACAAACTATAATACAACCCTCTTCACCATTCCTGTTATGGCAAACTATCGTTTCAATGATCGCTGGAAGGTGCGTGCAGGGCTTTACTCTTCTATCAAGTTAGATGGTCAGTTTACGGGTAACGTGAGTGATGGTTATCTGCGTGAAGGTACTCCAGTGGGTGAGAAACTTACTTTTGCTGATGGCAATACAGCGTCATATGATTTCTCATCTAACCTCCGTCACTTTCAGTGGGGTGGTCAGTTGGGTGCAACATGGCGTGCTTTCAATCACTTCACAGTCAATGCTGACCTTACATGGGCATTCAATAACATCTTTGAAAGTGATTTCAAGACGATTAGCTTCGGACTTTATCCAATCTATCTTAACCTCGGATTCGGATATCGTTTTTAA
- the pyrF gene encoding orotidine-5'-phosphate decarboxylase: protein MNRQQLINEIFTKKTFLCVGLDTDINKIPAHLKNEDDPIFAFNKAIIDATAPYCVAYKPNLAFYECYGLKGMLAFEKTIQYIKENYPNHFIIADAKRGDIGNTSKMYAQTFFEEYNLDSVTVAPYMGEDSVKPFLEYDGKWVILLALTSNKGSHDFQLTEDKQGERLFEKVLKKSQEWGTTENLMYVVGATQGKMFEDIRRIAPEHFLLVPGVGAQGGSLQEVCKYGMTKDCGLLVNSSRGIIYASTDTDFAEVAAVKAKELQEEMAVELERIVR from the coding sequence ATGAACAGACAACAGTTAATCAACGAGATTTTCACAAAGAAGACATTCTTATGTGTGGGACTTGACACTGATATCAACAAGATACCAGCGCACTTGAAGAATGAGGATGACCCTATCTTTGCTTTCAACAAAGCAATCATTGATGCAACAGCACCTTATTGTGTTGCCTACAAACCCAACCTCGCTTTTTATGAGTGCTATGGCTTAAAGGGTATGTTGGCATTTGAAAAGACCATTCAATACATAAAGGAGAACTATCCAAACCACTTTATCATTGCTGATGCTAAGCGTGGTGATATCGGTAACACATCTAAGATGTATGCCCAGACTTTCTTCGAAGAGTATAATCTTGATTCTGTTACTGTTGCTCCATACATGGGCGAAGACAGTGTAAAACCTTTCCTTGAGTATGACGGAAAGTGGGTTATCCTACTCGCATTGACAAGTAACAAAGGTAGCCATGACTTCCAGCTGACAGAGGATAAGCAGGGCGAACGCCTCTTTGAAAAGGTTTTAAAGAAATCACAGGAATGGGGAACAACCGAAAATCTCATGTACGTTGTAGGTGCAACACAGGGAAAGATGTTTGAGGATATCCGCCGTATAGCACCAGAACATTTCCTCTTGGTACCAGGTGTTGGTGCACAAGGTGGTAGCTTGCAGGAGGTTTGTAAGTATGGAATGACAAAGGATTGTGGTCTACTTGTTAACTCATCACGTGGTATTATCTACGCAAGCACTGATACCGACTTTGCTGAAGTTGCTGCTGTAAAGGCAAAAGAGCTACAAGAAGAAATGGCTGTTGAACTGGAACGTATCGTAAGATAA
- the prfA gene encoding peptide chain release factor 1, with translation MIDNNSILQKLDGLEARYEEVSTLITDPSVIADQSRYVKLTKEYKDLGDIMDARRRYINCLTTIKEAKDIITNENDAEMKEMAREELSENEALQPALEEEIKLLLVPKDPEDAKNVQMEIRGGAGGDEAALFAGDLFNMYKRYCDKKDWKLSITSVSEGTAGGFKEIDFAVEGDNVYGTLKYESGVHRVQRVPATETQGRMHTSAATVAVLPEADKFEVNINEGDIKWDTFRSSGAGGQNVNKVESGVRLRYPWKNPNTGEVEEILIECTETRDQPKNKERALSRLYTYIYDHEHQKYVDDIASRRKTLVSTGDRSAKIRTYNYPQGRVTDHRIGFTTHDLQGFMNGEIQDMIDALTVAENAEKLKETEL, from the coding sequence ATGATAGATAACAACAGTATATTACAGAAACTCGACGGACTTGAGGCTCGTTATGAAGAAGTATCAACGCTTATAACAGACCCAAGTGTCATTGCAGATCAGTCACGTTATGTGAAACTGACAAAGGAATATAAGGATCTTGGCGACATTATGGATGCTCGTCGCCGTTATATCAACTGTCTTACCACTATCAAAGAGGCAAAAGATATCATTACCAATGAGAATGATGCGGAGATGAAAGAGATGGCACGTGAGGAGTTATCTGAGAACGAAGCACTTCAACCTGCACTCGAAGAGGAAATCAAGTTGCTACTTGTACCAAAGGATCCAGAGGACGCAAAGAACGTTCAGATGGAGATTCGCGGTGGTGCTGGTGGTGATGAAGCTGCGCTCTTTGCCGGTGACCTCTTTAATATGTACAAGCGTTATTGCGACAAGAAGGACTGGAAGCTCTCTATCACTTCCGTTTCTGAGGGTACTGCAGGTGGATTTAAAGAGATTGACTTTGCCGTTGAGGGTGATAATGTCTATGGTACCTTAAAGTATGAGTCAGGTGTTCACCGTGTACAGCGCGTACCTGCTACCGAGACACAAGGTCGTATGCACACATCCGCTGCGACAGTAGCCGTATTGCCAGAGGCTGATAAGTTCGAAGTAAATATCAACGAAGGCGATATCAAGTGGGATACATTCCGTTCCAGTGGTGCCGGTGGTCAGAACGTAAATAAGGTTGAATCTGGTGTACGTCTGCGCTATCCATGGAAGAATCCTAACACTGGTGAGGTTGAAGAAATCCTTATCGAGTGTACCGAGACACGTGATCAGCCAAAGAATAAGGAGCGTGCATTGAGCCGTCTTTATACTTACATCTATGACCACGAGCACCAGAAGTATGTTGATGATATCGCAAGTCGACGTAAGACTTTGGTCTCAACAGGTGACCGAAGTGCTAAGATTCGTACATATAACTACCCACAAGGCCGTGTTACCGACCACCGTATCGGCTTCACTACTCACGACTTACAGGGCTTCATGAATGGTGAAATTCAGGACATGATTGACGCTTTGACCGTTGCAGAGAATGCTGAGAAGTTGAAGGAAACAGAGTTATAA
- a CDS encoding AIR synthase-related protein: MNNRYMMRGVSAAKEDVHNAIKNIDKGLYPQAFCKVIPDILGGDPEYCNIMHADGAGTKSALAYMYWKETGDLSVWRGIAQDAIVMNTDDLLCVGAVDNILVSSTIGRNKMLVPGEVISAIINGTDELLADMRKMGIGIYPTGGETADVGDLVRTIIVDSTVTCRMRREDVIDNANIRPGDVIVGLSSTGQATYETRYNGGMGSNGLTSARHDVFAKYLAENYPESYDHAVPEELVYSGKYKLTDAVEGSPINAGELVLSPTRTYAPVIKRLLDELRPEVHGMVHCTGGAQTKVLHFVNENCRVIKDNMFPVPPLFRAIKECSGTDWKEMYQVFNMGHRMEIYVRPEVAEQVIAISKEFNIDAQIVGHIEEGKRSLTIKSEFGTFEY; this comes from the coding sequence ATGAACAACAGATACATGATGCGCGGCGTAAGTGCTGCAAAGGAAGATGTGCATAATGCCATCAAGAACATTGACAAAGGTCTTTACCCACAGGCTTTCTGTAAGGTTATCCCCGATATTCTTGGCGGAGACCCAGAGTATTGCAACATTATGCATGCCGATGGTGCTGGTACAAAATCTGCACTGGCTTACATGTATTGGAAGGAGACGGGCGATTTAAGCGTATGGCGTGGCATTGCACAGGATGCTATCGTAATGAATACAGACGACTTGCTCTGTGTAGGAGCAGTAGACAACATCCTTGTTAGTTCAACCATTGGTCGCAACAAGATGCTTGTACCGGGCGAGGTTATCTCTGCCATCATCAATGGTACCGATGAACTCTTGGCAGATATGCGTAAGATGGGCATCGGAATCTACCCTACTGGTGGTGAAACAGCTGATGTTGGTGACCTTGTTCGTACGATTATCGTAGACTCAACTGTTACCTGTCGTATGCGTCGTGAGGATGTTATTGACAATGCAAACATCCGTCCAGGCGATGTGATAGTAGGTCTTTCATCTACTGGTCAGGCTACATACGAGACACGCTATAACGGTGGTATGGGTAGCAATGGTCTGACTTCTGCGCGTCATGATGTATTTGCTAAATATCTTGCTGAGAACTATCCAGAGAGTTATGACCACGCTGTACCAGAAGAGTTGGTGTACAGTGGTAAGTATAAGTTGACCGATGCTGTTGAGGGAAGTCCTATCAATGCAGGCGAATTAGTACTTTCTCCTACTCGTACATATGCTCCAGTCATCAAGCGATTGTTGGACGAGTTGCGTCCAGAGGTTCATGGTATGGTACATTGTACAGGTGGTGCACAGACTAAGGTACTGCACTTTGTAAATGAAAACTGCCGTGTCATCAAAGACAATATGTTCCCAGTTCCTCCACTCTTCCGTGCTATTAAGGAGTGTAGCGGTACAGACTGGAAGGAGATGTATCAGGTATTCAACATGGGTCATCGTATGGAAATCTATGTTCGTCCAGAGGTTGCTGAGCAGGTTATTGCCATCAGTAAGGAGTTCAACATCGATGCACAGATTGTCGGACACATCGAAGAAGGCAAGCGTAGCTTAACTATTAAGAGTGAGTTTGGCACATTTGAATACTAA
- the kdsB gene encoding 3-deoxy-manno-octulosonate cytidylyltransferase has product MKFIGIIPARYSSSRFPGKPLAILGGKAVIEHVYRQVSSVMEDVFVATDDQRIYDAVEAFGGKAIMTRSDHQSGTDRICEALDKVGGDFDVVINIQGDEPFIQRSQLETVMQCFDDPRTQIATLGKPFESMEAVENPNSPKIVLDNDGYALYFSRSVIPFVRGKESAEWLTHFPFLKHIGLYAYRTEVLREVSRLPQSSLELAESLEQLRWLQNGYKIKVGLTDIETIGIDTPEDLQNAEEKLRSL; this is encoded by the coding sequence ATGAAATTTATTGGAATTATCCCCGCTCGCTATAGTTCTTCACGCTTTCCTGGTAAACCTTTAGCAATACTTGGAGGAAAAGCCGTAATAGAACATGTTTACAGACAGGTAAGTAGTGTGATGGAAGATGTATTTGTTGCCACAGACGATCAGCGTATCTACGATGCCGTAGAGGCGTTTGGCGGTAAGGCTATAATGACTCGTTCCGACCATCAGAGTGGCACAGACAGAATCTGCGAAGCCCTCGACAAGGTGGGTGGAGACTTTGATGTCGTTATCAACATACAGGGTGACGAACCTTTCATACAGAGAAGTCAGCTTGAAACTGTCATGCAGTGTTTTGACGATCCACGCACACAGATAGCGACACTTGGTAAACCTTTTGAGTCTATGGAGGCAGTAGAGAATCCTAATTCACCTAAGATTGTACTCGACAATGATGGTTATGCACTTTATTTCTCTCGCTCAGTCATTCCTTTTGTACGTGGAAAAGAAAGTGCAGAGTGGCTCACTCATTTTCCATTCCTCAAACACATCGGACTTTATGCTTACCGTACTGAAGTGCTACGTGAAGTAAGTCGTCTGCCACAGTCCTCACTTGAGTTAGCAGAAAGTCTTGAACAGCTACGCTGGTTACAGAACGGATATAAAATAAAGGTAGGTCTTACGGATATTGAAACCATCGGTATTGATACACCAGAAGATCTACAAAACGCTGAAGAAAAATTGCGTAGTCTATAA